A DNA window from Mytilus edulis chromosome 14, xbMytEdul2.2, whole genome shotgun sequence contains the following coding sequences:
- the LOC139504153 gene encoding CD209 antigen-like yields the protein MFPFVISALTLTVETSPFKYGNEVTLKCLYSGPITCCSSSSRVWRRDGTYIMSDGVQVDNTKKYEETVNAAGHFFELKIFNLGESDFGKVFQCQYGFSTSNSVTLTKDFTHGHSLYDLCPSNWTRFADSCYYPSTHGQVHNFHTAATFCNGHNSHLVELDSPEEQVFMEKLINKTNSLHDFWIGANDIDHEGIWKWNGSNTVLNYSHWCTGEPNNALQGEDCAALNVNNIPGKNFCWNDYSCKSYHNFVCEKSISAVSTTTNTYTLPTGTLEWRTVARK from the exons atgtttccattTGTTATTTCAGCTTTAACACTGACTGTTGAAACTTCTCCATTTAAATACGGAAATGAGGTGACATTAAAATGTTTATACTCTGGACCAATAACATGTTGTTCATCCTCTTCAAGGGTTTGGAGACGTGATGGAACATACATTATGAGTGATGGTGTTCAAGttgataatacaaaaaaatacgaAGAGACAGTTAATGCTGCAGGCCATTTTTTTGAATTGAAAATATTCAACCTTGGGGAGTCAGATTTCGGTAAAGTATTTCAGTGTCAGTATGGTTTCTCAACCAGCAATTCCGTTACTTTAACAAAGGATTTTACTCATGGAC ATAGCCTGTATGACTTGTGTCCATCGAACTGGACCAGGTTTGCTGATTCTTGTTACTATCCCAGCACTCATGGGCAAGTTCATAACTTCCACACTGCAGCG ACATTTTGTAATGGACATAATTCGCACTTGGTGGAATTAGATTCCCCAGAGGAACAAGTATTTATGGAGAAGTTGATCAACAAAa CTAATTCATTACATGATTTTTGGATTGGTGCTAACGACATTGATCACGAGGGTATTTGGAAGTGGAATGGTTCTAACACTGTATTGAATTACAGCCACTGGTGTACTGGAGAACCGAACAATGCATTACAG GGTGAAGATTGTGCAGCTCTAAATGTCAACAATATTCCAGGCAAAAATTTCTGCTGGAATGATTACAGTTGCAAAAGTTATCATAACTTTGTATGTGAGAAAag tatttcgGCAGTAAGTACAACAACCAATACGTATACTCTCCCAACAGGAACACTGGAATGGAGAACAGTAGCAAGAAAatga